Proteins from a single region of Mytilus trossulus isolate FHL-02 chromosome 2, PNRI_Mtr1.1.1.hap1, whole genome shotgun sequence:
- the LOC134706720 gene encoding uncharacterized protein LOC134706720 codes for MDDFKLSEYISDISKMNDTSVWKMKCLDTLTLTLQNTINNLEDLGADVAAWIVLPDPGNNSQIKHVGSKKGSEFILTKPSIDADLQFFLENYQASKEILVDICIKLFDKKYAEALEKISSKFPYSLLSVRGQPWFTLSGFPLDLLPFRHPSEYDVHSLQTIINCKDLVKFNILHKKLQDAYYKNKVPCKNITKSALKNRLSGVVNKSQDQMDKDFMSFIEKDTATHNNQQEDNSKRKQRKEKTECTNDFVVRRSKRRKTPTTKKYVSLLTPSCVSHAAKKKRNQNDQKLKPKTQDLAVTNTNTFIIQIKEEAADLDDYSLPVREEDDSHISNHKSIPLNVSGGRSITKYDWESDNIHTKSDIIDSVEEPYGPRECDNIHSKSDIIDSVEMTCEEPNEPSDDLPPYNYTQSDAIFYHSGLADNQNSENCRNYFSCSTDSNNGENIMIKIEPIDH; via the exons ATGGACGATTTCAAATTGAGTGAATATATCAGTGATATAAGTAAGATGAATGATACAAGTGTATGGAAGATGAAATGTTTGGATACTTTAACATTGACATTACAGAACACA ATAAATAATCTAGAAGATTTGGGTGCAGATGTTGCTGCATGGATTGTTTTACCTGATCCAGGAAACAACTCTCAGATAAAGCATGTTGGTAGTAAAAAGGGGAGTGAATTCATCCTGACTAAACCTAGTATTGATGCTGATTTACAATTCTTTTTAGAAAATT atcaaGCATCAAAAGAAATCTTGGTTGATATATGTATTAAActgtttgacaaaaaatatg cTGAAGCTTTAGAGAAAATTAGCTCTAAATTTCCATACAGCTTATTATCTGTGCGTGGACAGCCCTGGTTTACATTGTCAGGGTTCCCTCTGGACCTGCTTCCCTTCAGACATCCATCAGAGTATGATGTACACAGCTTACAGACAattataaactgcaaagatttGGTTAAATTCAACATACTTCATAAAAA atTGCAAGATGcctattataaaaacaaagtaCCCTGCAAGAACATTACAAAGTCTGCCTTGAAAAATAGATTATCAGGTGTTGTAAACAAATCTCAGGACCAAATGGATAAAGATTTCATGTCATTTATAGAAAAGGATACAGCTACACATAACAATCAACAAGAAGACAATTCAAAAAGGAAGcaaagaaaagagaaaacagAGTGTACAAATGACTTTGTAGTAAGAAGGTCCAAAAGGAGAAAAACACCAACAACAAAGAAATATGTTTCACTATTGACTCCATCTTGTGTCTCTCATGctgcaaaaaagaaaagaaatcaaaatgatCAGAAGTTAAAACCCAAAACACAAGATTTAGCtgttacaaatacaaatacatttataatacaaataaaggaAGAAGCTGCAGATCTAGATGATTATTCTCTACCAGTCAGGGAGGAAGATGATAGTCATATATCTAACCATAAATCAATACCACTCAATGTTTCTGGTGGCAGGTCTATTACAAAATATGACTGGGAGTCTGATAATATCCATACAAAGTCAGATATAATTGATAGTGTTGAAGAACCTTATGGTCCTAGGGAGTGTGATAATATTCATTCAAAGTCTGATATAATTGATAGTGTTGAAATGACATGTGAAGAACCGAATGAGCCTAGTGATGATCTACCACCTTATAATTATACTCAATCTGATGCTATTTTCTATCATTCTGGCCTCGCAGACAATCAAAACTCAGAAAACTGTAggaattatttttcatgttCCACAGACTCAAATAATGGtgaaaatataatgattaaGATTGAGCCAATTgaccattga